A segment of the Oscillatoria sp. FACHB-1406 genome:
TATTTGAGCTTTGTAGCTGCGAGATTCCCGATTGCTTGTACCAGCCGTTACTCAATCCCAAACATCAACACTTGATTGGAGAGATTGCTAGGTGTTCTGGCATTCATAAAAGCCTTTTGGAGCGATTGCTGCAAGATTTCAGCGATTATCTCGATCTGCGGATTAACCTAGCGCGCAATCCTAGCACGCCCGCATTCATTCTCGCTCGACTCGCCGCCGATCGCGCCCCCGTCGTGCGCGATGCCGTTGCTTCCAATAGCAGCAATCCAATTGAGATTCTACAAAAATTGGCAGAAAATGGCGATAGTTTAACCCGCGATGCGATCGCGAGTAACGAGAGTACGCCGATCGCGCTCCTTCACCAATTAGCTAACGATAGCACTTCCCTAGTTCGTCGCGCCGTTGCCCGCCATTACCAAGCCCCCCGTGAAGTTCTCCATCACCTCGCCGCCGATAGCTGCTATTCAGTACGTTTGACCGTCGCTAAAAATTTGCACGCACACCCAAAAACGCTGCGACAATTAGGCGAGGAGACGGGGATCGAAATGCGCCGCGCCGTAGCCAAACATCCTCATACTCCCGCCGATACGATTCGAGCCTTGGGTCGGGAACGCGATGCTGAAGTCCGTTTTTCGCTGGCAAGACACCGATATACGACTGCGGCGATGCTCCAGCAGCTAGCTTGGGAGAGCAATGCAGCGCTGCTGCAAGATTTTGCCCGCATTACGGCACGAGAACCGCGAAAAAATAATTATTCTGTCCCTGTAACAGAAAATCGAGACATTACTGCCCTTGTCATCCATTGCAATAATTCAGAGAGCGATCGCAATATTCGGGGTGCTGTGGCGCAAAATCGCAACACTAGCCCTTTGACTTTGGAACAGTTGGCGGGGGATAATGACGATCGCGTCAGATGGGCAGTTGCGAGCCGTGAAGCTGAAGTTGTTAGTAGCCCTCAAACATTCCTCGAGATTTTAAAACAATTGTCGCGCGATCGCGATCTTAGCGTGCGCGAAGCCGTCGCCAAACATCCATACGCGCCCGTCGAAGCCTTAGAATGCCTTGCTCGTGACGAATCTTCTAATATTCGCGCTCATGTCGCTCAACATAAGAATACGCCCGTCGAAGTCCTGCGGCAACTGGCGCGCGATCGCAGTTCCCTGGAATTCTACCAATCCTTTTGGTCTCCAGGACTTTCGCCCGCTGTCGAACTCGGTATAGCAAGCGATGAATACGTTCGCGGCGCTGTCGCCAAAAACCCTAACACCCCCACCGACGCGATCGCAGAACTCGCCGCCGACAGTATGGACTGTATCCGCTATGCCATACTGTATAACCAAAGCATAACTGAGGACATTTTGCAATACCTTACGCGGGATTCTCATTCTGCAATTGCGGCAGCCGCAGTCAAACGAATTCGTAATTCGTAATTCGTAATTCGTAATTCGTAATTCGTAATTCGTAATTCGTAATTTAGCACTTACCATTCATTATTCATTAAACCGACGGTAGCCCCGCCAGTGCCATCGCCACTTCCTCGCTGCTGCACTCCGTATCCTTCAACATCCCCGCTTGATAGTCGATATACGCCTGCATATCGAAATGTCCGTGACCGCACAAATTAAATAAAATCACCTTCCCTTCGCCCGACTCCTTACACTTCAGCGCCTCATCAATCGCCCCTTTTACTGCATGGTTGGCTTCCGGTGCGGGCAAAATCCCTTCTGCTTTGGCAAACGTCACCCCCGCCGCAAAACAGCCCAATTGATACTCAGCGCGCGGTTCTGCCAGCCCCAACTCGACCACGTGACTCACCAAGGGCCCCATCCCGTGATAGCGCAAACCGCCCGCATGAACCCCTTCCGGGACGAAGGTACTGCCGAGGGTGTGCATCTTCACTAAAGGTGTAAGGTGGGCTGTATCGCCAAAGTCGTAAGCGTACCGACCCCGAGTTAGCGTCGGACAAGCGGCCGGTTCTACTGCAATAATCTCAACATCGCGATCGCCGCGCAACTTCGCCCCCAAAAAAGGAAAGGCAATGCCCGCAAAGTTACTGCCGCCGCCCGTACAGCCGACAATAATATCGGGATAATCGCCCGCCATTTCCAATTGCGCCAGCGCTTCCTGTCCGATAACCGTTTGATGCAACAAAACGTGATTGAGAACGCTACCGAGGGCATATTTCGTTTCCTCGTCTTGCGCCGCAACTTCCACCGCTTCGCTAATCGCAATACCCAAGCTGCCCGTACTATCGGGATATTCTGCTAAAATTGCGCGTCCGGCGTGAGTTTCTTCGCTGGGACTGGCGACAACGCGCGCGCCGTAAGTTTCCATCAAAGCGCGGCGATAGGGCTTTTGGTTGTAGCTAACTTTCACCATATACACCAGCACTTCCAGCCCGAAAAGCGCCCCCGCAAAGGCAAGGGAAGAACCCCACTGTCCCGCGCCCGTTTCCGTCGTCAAGCGCTTCACGCCCGCTTGTTTGTTGTAGTAAGCTTGGGCGACGGCAGTATTCGGTTTATGGCTGCCTGCGGGACTCACGCCTTCGTATTTGTAGTAAATTTTGGCGGGCGTATCGAGGGCTTTTTCGAGGCGACGAGCGCGGTAAAGTGGAGTAGGTCGCCATTGACGATAAATATCGCGCACTTCCTCGGGAATTTCAATCCAACGTTCGAGGCTGACTTCTTGTTCGATGAGCGCTGGGGGAAAAAGGGGAGTCAAGTCAGGCGGCGAAATGGGTTTGCCGGTACCGGGATGCAGAACGGGCGGTAAGGGGGCGGGTAAGTCGGCTTGGATGTTGTACCAAGCCGTCGGTATTTGTTGTTCTGAAAGCAGGTATTTAACGGTATCCATAAGCTATAAGGTTAGTTCAAACGCAAATTTTTAAGATAGCTTGACTCAGATTTGATAGTGATTCCTTAATAAACTTAAAATAATCGAGTTCCTAGCCTCACTTTATTGCTAAAAGCGAGAACTAAACCCGGTTCTCGAACTGAGGCTTTGGTATTAGCCCCTCGCGGCGATAGATTGGAGGTTATGAAGAGAAAGCCAATGGAACTCATCGAACTCGAAACAGAGCGCTTGTATCTGCGACAATGGCAAGATAGCGATCGCGCGCCTTTTGCTCAACTCAATGCAGACTACCGAGTGATGGAGTGTTTTCCCGCTACTCTCGACCCTGCCGCCAGCGATGCGCTAGTTGAACGATTGCAAGCTTTCATCCTACAACACGGCTGGGGATTTTGGGCGGCAGAATTGAAAGAAACCGGAGCTTTTATTGGTTTTATCGGGCTGAATATTCCCGGTTACGATTTGCCCTTTTCGCCCTGCGTTGAAATTGGCTGGCGATTGGCTTTTTCTTATTGGGGGAAAGGATTAGCAACGGAAGGGGCAAAAGCAGCGCTTCGTTGCGGATTTGAAAGCTTAAATCTCTTGGAAATTGTCTCTTTTACCGCAGAGCAAAATACTCGTTCTCGCAATGTAATGAAACGATTGGGGATGACGGAAGCTGGAACGTTTTATCATCCCCTCGTACCGGCAGAAAGTCCGCTACGCCTTCATTATTGGTATCGTCTCGATCGCGAAATGTACGGCACGTGAAAGAAAACCACTCTATACTGCAATACGATGTTGATGATCTACATGAGGATGTAAAAAACTTACAAGCGCTTGGTTTGTTGTGATTATTGTCAGCGATACTTCATCGATTGCAAACTTAGTTGTTGTCGATCCCAATTCTCATTGATTTTGCACGAATCCCCAAGAGGGCATAACAGTGTTATGCCCCTACAACGAAAAATTTATTGTATTGCGACTAAGAAGTCCTAGAAAATAAGAAAATAAGCGCTACTTGGAACGTGAATGTACGTTTCTAAACGCTGAAAGTCTTGGCTGGTGGGCGCTGCCCACCCTACTAGGTTTAATTGCAATCGCGATCGGCGATACTGTAGAGACGTTGTATATAACGTCTCTACGGAGGCAAATCTAAATTGTAATCGCGGGTTTTTAATCCTTGCCAAGCGTTGAGGGGACAAAAGTTTTATTCGGCTTGCCCCTACTCTTTTCTATCAACTATTCACGGCTTGCTGCAATCGCACTTTATCGACTCCGCGCTGATGCAACAATACCCAAGATTGCATCAAATCCGGGCCTTGTAATTCTCCGGTTAAACCGGCGCGTAAGGATTTCATCACTAAGCCTTTTTTGACATTTTTCTCGCTGGTCACGCGATCGACAATTGCCTTAGCTTCTTCTACTGTTAAGTTAGGATAATTATTCAATTCTTCCAGGACGGCTTGCAAAATTTCTTTAGCGCCTTCCTGCTGCATTTGAGCGCTTCCCTTGTCGTCAAAAGTTAAGTTTTCGCCGAACAAAAGGCGACTTTCTTTAACCGCATCGCTGAGGCGTTTGAGGCTGGGCGAAATCATTTCGGTTAATTGCAGCAGCCACGCTTTATCGGCTTCTGCGTCGAATGCGTAGCCCGCGCTTTGCCAGTGGGGAATGAGGACGTTAACCAGTTCTTCGTTGGGGATTTGATGCAGGTATTGGCTATTAATCCAATCGAGTTTATCCCAGTCAAATTTTGCCCCAGCTTTGTTAACGCGATCGAGATCGAATTCTTTGGCAGCTTCAGGAAGGGTGAAAATTTCTTGGGTGGAGTCGGGGGGAGTCCAGCCGAGAAGCGTCATATAATTGGCGATCGCATCGGCTAAAAAGCCCATTTCTTTAAAGTCCCAAATCGAGGTTACGCCATCTCGTTTGG
Coding sequences within it:
- a CDS encoding TrpB-like pyridoxal phosphate-dependent enzyme gives rise to the protein MDTVKYLLSEQQIPTAWYNIQADLPAPLPPVLHPGTGKPISPPDLTPLFPPALIEQEVSLERWIEIPEEVRDIYRQWRPTPLYRARRLEKALDTPAKIYYKYEGVSPAGSHKPNTAVAQAYYNKQAGVKRLTTETGAGQWGSSLAFAGALFGLEVLVYMVKVSYNQKPYRRALMETYGARVVASPSEETHAGRAILAEYPDSTGSLGIAISEAVEVAAQDEETKYALGSVLNHVLLHQTVIGQEALAQLEMAGDYPDIIVGCTGGGSNFAGIAFPFLGAKLRGDRDVEIIAVEPAACPTLTRGRYAYDFGDTAHLTPLVKMHTLGSTFVPEGVHAGGLRYHGMGPLVSHVVELGLAEPRAEYQLGCFAAGVTFAKAEGILPAPEANHAVKGAIDEALKCKESGEGKVILFNLCGHGHFDMQAYIDYQAGMLKDTECSSEEVAMALAGLPSV
- a CDS encoding GNAT family N-acetyltransferase, which codes for MKRKPMELIELETERLYLRQWQDSDRAPFAQLNADYRVMECFPATLDPAASDALVERLQAFILQHGWGFWAAELKETGAFIGFIGLNIPGYDLPFSPCVEIGWRLAFSYWGKGLATEGAKAALRCGFESLNLLEIVSFTAEQNTRSRNVMKRLGMTEAGTFYHPLVPAESPLRLHYWYRLDREMYGT